A DNA window from Mucilaginibacter xinganensis contains the following coding sequences:
- a CDS encoding DUF3823 domain-containing protein, protein MKKIFYYIAITMIVGAGSSCKKLDNYDAPSETLTGSVVDAGGKTVQTETGSGGTRIKMLETSWSSNPTPFYFYSMQDGTFNYTKLFAGTDKVSVEGPFVPLVQTDNNGATIVDKSQTVQIKGVTTLKFTVEPFLDIQWIGEPVLNADGTITATIKFNRGTANPAFQQNVSDLFLFVNATKYVGNNNYDNRYSNHVGYNGTDGNDAIGQTITLTTTGGKLPGQRAYFIRVGARISYGLNYYNYTDVKTVTVP, encoded by the coding sequence ATGAAAAAGATCTTTTATTACATAGCAATAACCATGATTGTTGGAGCCGGCAGTTCATGTAAAAAACTGGATAATTACGACGCTCCTTCTGAAACATTAACCGGCAGCGTGGTTGATGCCGGCGGCAAAACCGTACAAACCGAAACCGGCAGCGGCGGTACCAGAATAAAAATGCTTGAAACAAGCTGGAGTTCAAACCCCACTCCGTTTTATTTCTATTCCATGCAGGACGGTACGTTTAACTATACCAAGCTGTTTGCAGGTACTGACAAGGTGAGCGTTGAGGGCCCTTTTGTGCCACTGGTGCAAACCGACAATAACGGCGCTACCATTGTTGATAAAAGCCAAACCGTGCAAATAAAAGGTGTAACCACCCTTAAATTTACGGTTGAACCTTTCCTTGATATTCAATGGATAGGTGAACCGGTTTTAAACGCAGATGGCACTATAACCGCAACCATTAAATTTAACAGGGGCACTGCCAATCCTGCTTTTCAGCAAAATGTGAGCGACCTGTTTCTGTTTGTGAATGCCACCAAATATGTGGGCAACAATAATTATGACAACCGGTACTCAAACCATGTGGGGTATAACGGCACCGACGGTAACGATGCTATAGGGCAAACCATTACGTTAACCACCACCGGCGGCAAATTGCCCGGCCAAAGAGCGTATTTTATCAGGGTTGGTGCCCGGATCTCGTACGGCCTTAATTATTACAACTATACGGACGTAAAAACAGTAACCGTTCCTTAA